In the Oscillospiraceae bacterium genome, one interval contains:
- a CDS encoding glycoside hydrolase family 2 TIM barrel-domain containing protein yields the protein MKIMRTEYPRPQFCRPAWRNLNGEWDFEFDFGDSGEARGLAEKEYSQKINVPFCPESKLSGIKYTDFMNAVWYRRTFKLTKDELSGRILLHFGAVDYEATVWLNGEKVGMHKGGYVSFALELTKFAKEGENTLVVRARDDNRRTRQPRGKQSELYASHGCDYTRTTGIWQTVWLEFLPDTYMTGVRVFTNYKNGAVSIEISIDGCKKDLSARVTASLEGKTIDFTEQPCTGTVTRLDFTVENPKLWAPGSPTLYDIKYELIRAGKVIDTADGYFGIRTIESRGHGLYLNGKPLFMRTVLDQGFWPDGVYTAPTDEALRRDIELAQAIGFNGARLHQRVFEERWLYWADKMGYIVWGEHANWGMDHTSRGIGIFLPEWLEIMRRDFSHPAIIGWCPFNETWDRNGTRQDDDLLRVVYLATKAYDPTRPCIDTSGNYHVITDLYDIHDYDQRKAVYDERYRSKKYDDLYENYTDRQKKNGTPFWISEFGGARWAPGRNDGWGYGDAPRSDMEVAERFDFLTAAMQSSPDIVGYCYTQMTDIEQEQNGLYAYDRSKKLCDEAYEIIRKANLRISEFEKC from the coding sequence ATGAAAATCATGCGCACCGAATATCCGAGACCTCAGTTTTGCCGTCCCGCCTGGCGAAATCTCAACGGCGAATGGGATTTTGAGTTCGACTTCGGCGACAGCGGCGAAGCAAGAGGCCTTGCCGAAAAAGAATATTCCCAAAAAATCAACGTGCCTTTCTGCCCCGAGTCCAAACTCTCGGGCATTAAATATACCGATTTCATGAATGCGGTCTGGTACCGCCGAACTTTTAAACTTACGAAGGACGAGCTCTCCGGCCGTATATTGCTGCATTTCGGCGCGGTCGATTACGAGGCCACGGTCTGGCTCAACGGCGAAAAAGTCGGCATGCACAAAGGCGGCTATGTCTCCTTTGCGCTTGAACTGACCAAATTCGCCAAGGAGGGCGAAAACACCCTCGTCGTGCGGGCCAGAGACGACAACCGCCGTACCCGCCAGCCGCGCGGCAAACAGAGCGAACTCTACGCCTCCCATGGCTGCGATTATACCCGGACCACCGGCATCTGGCAGACCGTCTGGCTTGAATTTTTGCCGGACACCTATATGACCGGCGTCCGGGTCTTTACGAATTATAAAAACGGCGCGGTCAGCATTGAAATTTCGATCGACGGCTGCAAAAAAGACCTTTCCGCCCGCGTTACGGCTTCTCTTGAAGGCAAAACCATCGATTTTACCGAACAGCCCTGCACCGGAACCGTCACCCGTCTCGATTTCACGGTAGAAAACCCCAAACTGTGGGCCCCCGGCAGTCCGACGCTCTATGACATCAAATATGAACTGATCCGCGCAGGCAAGGTTATAGACACTGCCGACGGCTATTTCGGCATCCGCACCATCGAGTCCCGCGGCCACGGCTTATATCTCAACGGAAAGCCGTTATTTATGCGCACGGTGCTCGATCAGGGCTTTTGGCCGGACGGCGTTTATACCGCTCCGACCGACGAAGCGCTCAGACGCGACATCGAACTCGCACAAGCCATCGGATTCAACGGCGCGCGGCTGCATCAGCGCGTGTTTGAAGAACGCTGGCTCTATTGGGCCGACAAGATGGGTTATATCGTCTGGGGCGAGCACGCCAACTGGGGCATGGATCACACCTCCAGGGGCATCGGCATCTTCCTGCCCGAATGGCTCGAGATCATGCGCCGTGATTTTTCGCATCCGGCCATCATCGGGTGGTGTCCGTTCAACGAGACCTGGGACCGCAACGGCACCCGGCAGGACGATGATCTTCTGCGCGTTGTCTATCTGGCCACCAAGGCTTATGACCCCACCCGTCCCTGCATCGACACCAGCGGCAACTATCATGTGATCACAGATCTCTATGACATCCACGACTATGACCAAAGAAAAGCGGTCTACGACGAGCGTTACCGCAGCAAAAAATACGACGACCTCTACGAAAATTACACCGATCGTCAAAAAAAGAACGGAACGCCGTTCTGGATCAGCGAATTCGGCGGTGCGCGCTGGGCGCCCGGACGCAATGACGGCTGGGGATACGGCGACGCTCCGAGATCGGACATGGAAGTCGCGGAGCGCTTTGATTTCCTCACCGCCGCAATGCAGTCCAGCCCGGACATCGTCGGGTATTGTTATACTCAGATGACCGACATCGAACAGGAGCAAAACGGCCTGTATGCCTACGACCGGTCCAAAAAGCTCTGTGACGAGGCCTACGAGATCATCCGGAAGGCCAACTTGAGAATCTCGGAGTTTGAAAAATGTTAG
- a CDS encoding EpsG family protein — MLVYYINLILIVGLGIALTYKKPTKLKNGIYLTATFGYMWLLSYFRFGIGFDYDSYASILELQKKMLNKGGSIFNLEGAGQEPGYVLIENICAKLNIGYITLYGILAAFMLLSAAVFIYRFSKNVWISTFIYVTLTFFYSTLNYMRQSIALAMAFWAFGFLYKKKDSVKAWILNFIPYAAIIAAASTIHKAVLLMLPVYFIVYIRPRKWVLLGYAVLFGLIHIFYNQLLEIGYTYIYPQYRGTYYMQPLGAHFLIIPILFCALALGLQDFLYKKDQHSVVLVNLVTYGFLFWSFVVRSMLLERFSSFLYFAVILLAAELYTDFAPASGELETCKGELKALRDTSAAKNKLKQATQKLEELKLTRVLSLSGLVIVLTAVFVYHQFGTTDGKTGFHGVFPYKSNVKWIEQLNGQLDKDPVWWEDWEKKHYNPK; from the coding sequence ATGTTAGTTTACTACATCAATCTGATCCTGATTGTCGGGCTCGGTATCGCACTGACTTATAAAAAGCCGACAAAGCTCAAAAACGGCATCTACCTCACAGCCACCTTCGGATATATGTGGCTGCTCTCCTATTTCCGGTTCGGTATCGGCTTTGACTACGACAGCTATGCCAGCATTTTGGAACTTCAAAAAAAGATGCTCAACAAAGGCGGCAGCATTTTCAATCTCGAAGGCGCCGGACAGGAACCCGGCTATGTGTTGATTGAGAATATCTGCGCCAAACTGAACATCGGTTATATCACGCTGTATGGCATCCTTGCGGCATTCATGCTGCTCTCCGCTGCGGTATTCATCTACCGGTTCTCGAAAAACGTCTGGATCTCGACTTTTATCTACGTGACCCTGACTTTCTTCTACTCAACCCTCAACTATATGCGCCAAAGTATTGCGCTTGCCATGGCCTTCTGGGCATTCGGATTCCTCTATAAAAAGAAGGACTCGGTCAAGGCTTGGATTTTGAACTTCATCCCTTATGCCGCGATCATCGCCGCGGCATCTACGATTCACAAAGCTGTTTTGCTGATGCTGCCAGTCTATTTCATCGTTTATATCCGCCCGAGAAAATGGGTTTTACTCGGCTATGCGGTTCTCTTCGGCCTGATTCACATTTTCTATAATCAATTGCTTGAAATCGGCTACACCTACATCTATCCCCAGTATCGCGGCACTTATTACATGCAGCCGCTCGGCGCGCATTTTCTGATTATTCCGATCCTGTTCTGTGCGCTTGCGTTAGGCCTTCAGGATTTCTTGTACAAAAAAGACCAACACAGCGTGGTGCTGGTCAACCTGGTCACCTACGGCTTCCTGTTTTGGAGCTTTGTCGTCCGCTCCATGCTGCTCGAACGTTTCTCGTCATTCCTTTATTTCGCCGTGATCCTGCTTGCGGCTGAACTGTACACCGATTTCGCGCCCGCGTCCGGTGAGCTTGAGACCTGCAAAGGCGAACTTAAAGCCTTGCGCGATACAAGCGCGGCTAAAAATAAACTCAAACAAGCCACGCAAAAACTCGAAGAGCTCAAACTGACGCGCGTGCTCTCGCTATCCGGATTGGTCATTGTGCTTACCGCGGTGTTTGTCTATCACCAATTCGGCACGACCGACGGCAAAACGGGCTTCCATGGCGTCTTCCCGTATAAATCCAATGTCAAGTGGATCGAACAACTTAACGGACAGCTTGATAAAGACCCTGTTTGGTGGGAGGACTGGGAAAAGAAACACTATAATCCGAAGTGA
- a CDS encoding L,D-transpeptidase family protein, protein MNIKIRKFIALCLIVTAILSLLSILITGSFVVYTDATKTIIPESSCTLYVDLDALIMTVYVDGTVFKTYPVSGGAEKTPSPVGMWRVNEISDWGKGFGGSWIGLDVPWGVYGIHGTKEPWLVGKRNASHGCIRMKDKDAIEVKNLVTIGTGVEIKQDSLPFRKMGKSMTGSDIYNTQIMLKNLGFYTGLIDGIFGEGMERAVKSFQRTYRLNDDGIIGKKTFEKIIEQNRIKTG, encoded by the coding sequence ATGAATATTAAAATTAGAAAATTTATCGCTTTATGCCTGATTGTCACTGCAATTTTATCTTTACTATCTATATTGATAACCGGCAGCTTTGTGGTTTACACCGACGCAACAAAAACCATTATTCCCGAAAGCAGCTGTACGCTCTATGTCGATCTTGACGCTCTGATTATGACCGTTTATGTAGACGGGACTGTTTTCAAGACGTATCCCGTTTCCGGAGGCGCCGAGAAAACGCCGTCCCCGGTCGGCATGTGGCGTGTCAATGAAATATCCGACTGGGGAAAAGGATTCGGGGGCAGTTGGATCGGTCTGGACGTCCCATGGGGTGTATACGGCATCCACGGGACAAAAGAGCCCTGGCTGGTCGGGAAGCGGAACGCCTCACACGGCTGCATTCGTATGAAAGATAAAGACGCGATCGAAGTTAAAAATCTCGTCACGATCGGTACCGGCGTCGAAATTAAACAGGACTCGCTGCCCTTTCGTAAAATGGGAAAAAGCATGACCGGCAGCGATATCTATAACACACAAATCATGCTGAAGAACCTGGGCTTCTATACGGGTCTGATTGACGGTATTTTCGGCGAAGGTATGGAACGGGCCGTAAAAAGTTTTCAAAGAACTTATCGCTTGAATGACGACGGGATTATCGGAAAAAAGACATTTGAAAAAATCATCGAGCAGAACCGGATTAAAACCGGCTGA
- a CDS encoding MFS transporter, translated as MQKAVETTEKRARRSWYFYDFGNSAYASVVLLAVYSAFFKNVVVGGAEGTRLWGVAVGAAAILVAIISPILGTIADFTKSKKKFLLIFTVLSVVFTAMLFFVRKGDVFTGMLFFILAEIGYRAAQVFYDSLLTDVSTPESIGSVSGKGWAIGMVGGIVALLIVLLPIQLVGKENQNQIIPYTFLITAVIYLVSSIPSFLWVVEKHDSEPIPAGKNAISLAFHKLAQTFRSVKQYKEFIKYTVAFLIYNDGIMMLMDFAAIIGATLFGMQQIQLILFVILIQFSGTFGALLFGRISDKKSSKEAIIIPLLILIAAVTGLFFVKSMILFFVIGFIAGFSLSGVQAVSRTMVSQLSPSSKSAEFYGFLSVAGRTSTFVGPLVFGTISFRAHNWYTNHGFENTLAEQYGLLWAIGSIILFLVVGLLFLLLVKRVSAKDPIKF; from the coding sequence ATGCAAAAGGCAGTTGAAACAACCGAAAAAAGAGCCCGGCGCTCCTGGTATTTTTATGATTTCGGCAATTCGGCTTATGCGTCCGTTGTTTTGCTGGCGGTCTATTCCGCATTTTTCAAAAATGTCGTCGTAGGCGGCGCCGAGGGGACACGCCTGTGGGGCGTTGCGGTCGGAGCCGCAGCCATCCTCGTGGCGATTATCTCACCGATTTTAGGTACCATCGCGGATTTCACCAAATCGAAAAAAAAGTTTTTACTGATATTCACCGTCCTTTCCGTCGTGTTCACGGCTATGCTGTTCTTTGTCAGAAAAGGCGACGTATTCACAGGCATGCTCTTTTTCATCCTGGCCGAGATCGGCTACCGCGCGGCTCAGGTGTTTTATGATTCGCTGCTCACCGACGTATCGACACCCGAATCGATCGGGTCCGTCTCGGGCAAGGGCTGGGCAATCGGTATGGTCGGCGGCATCGTCGCGCTGCTCATCGTGCTGCTGCCGATTCAATTGGTCGGCAAAGAAAATCAAAATCAAATCATCCCCTATACGTTTCTAATCACCGCCGTCATTTATCTGGTATCTTCGATCCCATCTTTCCTGTGGGTCGTGGAAAAGCACGATTCGGAACCGATACCGGCCGGCAAAAATGCGATTTCGCTGGCATTTCATAAATTGGCACAAACTTTCCGCTCTGTCAAACAGTATAAAGAGTTCATCAAATACACGGTCGCCTTTTTAATCTACAATGACGGGATTATGATGCTGATGGATTTTGCCGCGATCATCGGCGCGACCCTTTTCGGCATGCAGCAGATACAACTCATCCTCTTCGTCATTCTGATCCAGTTCTCCGGCACATTCGGCGCTTTACTGTTCGGCCGTATTTCGGATAAAAAGAGCAGCAAAGAGGCGATTATCATCCCTCTTTTGATTTTGATCGCCGCAGTTACAGGCCTGTTCTTTGTCAAGAGCATGATTTTGTTTTTTGTCATCGGTTTTATCGCGGGATTTTCGCTTTCAGGCGTTCAGGCGGTCAGCCGTACGATGGTGAGCCAGCTCTCGCCGTCTTCGAAATCCGCCGAGTTCTACGGATTCCTCTCGGTTGCCGGCCGAACATCGACTTTTGTCGGCCCGCTCGTTTTCGGAACCATCTCGTTCCGCGCTCACAACTGGTATACCAATCACGGGTTTGAAAACACGCTCGCCGAACAATACGGGCTGCTTTGGGCCATCGGCTCGATCATCCTCTTTCTCGTGGTCGGCTTGCTGTTTTTATTGCTCGTGAAACGCGTCTCAGCGAAAGATCCGATCAAGTTCTGA
- a CDS encoding DeoR/GlpR family DNA-binding transcription regulator: MVFMEERQREIAELIRKNGKITIYEIVEKYNVSGESARRDLRLLDENGLCKRTRGGAITPTQTRMIPPCNRNYDTMPIWETADAIAKRAAQEVHENDVVYLTSGSLGYLMLRHLPRDIKYTLVINSVDLANRLRAWENVEVWLAGGKMRRSASMVDSMAAEFIKKLHFDLCFITGAGVTAQFGLSNDTEETATFQRAVVANSRKRILLMPGQKVGRIAFIQVCPVDKFDMLISDWEGIEDELAKIGESGVEVIALEKPAE, encoded by the coding sequence GTATTCATGGAAGAACGGCAGCGGGAGATTGCCGAGTTAATCCGCAAAAACGGGAAGATCACGATCTATGAGATCGTGGAAAAGTACAATGTCTCCGGGGAGTCGGCGCGGCGCGATCTGCGGCTGCTCGACGAAAACGGGCTTTGCAAACGCACACGGGGCGGGGCGATCACGCCGACGCAGACGCGCATGATACCGCCGTGCAACCGAAATTACGATACGATGCCGATCTGGGAAACCGCCGACGCCATCGCAAAAAGAGCGGCGCAGGAAGTGCATGAAAACGATGTGGTTTATCTGACCAGCGGGTCGCTCGGGTATTTAATGCTGCGCCATCTGCCGCGCGACATCAAATATACGCTGGTAATCAACTCGGTCGATCTCGCAAACCGTCTGCGGGCATGGGAAAATGTCGAGGTCTGGCTTGCGGGCGGAAAGATGCGCCGAAGCGCGTCGATGGTTGACAGCATGGCGGCGGAATTCATCAAAAAGCTTCATTTCGATCTTTGCTTTATCACCGGTGCGGGAGTCACCGCGCAGTTCGGGCTCTCCAATGACACCGAAGAGACCGCAACTTTCCAGCGTGCCGTGGTCGCCAACAGCCGCAAGCGGATTTTGCTGATGCCGGGGCAGAAAGTGGGGCGCATCGCCTTTATTCAGGTCTGCCCCGTTGACAAATTCGACATGCTGATTTCCGATTGGGAAGGTATTGAAGACGAACTTGCAAAGATCGGGGAATCCGGCGTCGAGGTGATCGCGCTTGAAAAACCGGCTGAGTGA